From a single Pieris rapae chromosome 17, ilPieRapa1.1, whole genome shotgun sequence genomic region:
- the LOC110995681 gene encoding transmembrane protein 135 isoform X1, with protein MVEISKFVVDKIPELKNLTCMQLIHPYTDSCYHAFLIMLENCLKGSLIFWVPIHAFPLIQILMKGKKLTKEDVLEQFKLYLKSGIFGLTVGSSFVTLNCIFRKLFFSQFTYYTTVLLPCTLSGAAVYFEPPYRRVMVANLFVNLVFEYWIRTLEMKGWLRRSASRETLIFMLGSSLFFYLMRLDRDNKKRTPLFWFFTPPRVSKEVGEPIDGIKGRSDACPHKGPCVNYILKGSAQLFGVGCAMSMLRTIIPRILTPVKALKSLKLSHFKLGVFFGGYIGIYRLIVCLLCRSTGRDSALHAVPAGFLAGAALRASPSLPIALAPLTSSLQILGSWGYQKGLIPEQWPLVELVYCICQGILFHARVMHEDACPRYIINLMHTVTSNKADEIQGAFIQKILAHGGGL; from the exons atggtGGAAATTAGTAAGTTTGTTGTAGATAAAATACCAGAGTTAAAGAATTTAACTTGTATGCAGTTAATTCATCCCTATACAGACAGCTGTTACCATGCGTTTCTTATAATGCTTGAAAATTGCCTGAAAGGCAGCCTTATATTTTGGGTACCCATTCATGCTTTTCCTTtg ataCAAATTCTTATGAAAGGAAAGAAATTAACCAAAGAGGATGTATTGGAGCAATttaagctttatttaaaatctggAATTTTTGGTCTAACTGTTGGTAGTTCATTTGtaactttaaattgtatatttag GAAACTGTTCTTCAGTCAATTTACATACTACACAACAGTTCTCCTGCCATGTACGTTAAGTGGAGCTGCAGTCTATTTTGAACCACCATACAGAAGGGTTATGGTTGCGAATCTTTTTGTTAATCTG GTTTTTGAATACTGGATACGCACATTAGAGATGAAAGGCTGGCTTCGGCGCTCAGCTAGCCGAGAGACACTTATATTCATGTTGGGTAGTTCTCTCTTCTTCTATCTTATGCGTTTAGACAGAGATAATAAAAAGAGGACGCCTTTATTCtg GTTTTTCACTCCACCGCGAGTTTCTAAAGAAGTTGGCGAACCAATAGACGGTATTAAGGGGAGAAGCGACGCCTGTCCACATAAGGGACCATGTGtgaactatattttaaag GGCTCAGCGCAACTGTTCGGAGTAGGCTGTGCCATGTCAATGCTTCGCACAATCATTCCAAGAATTTTAACGCCGGTTAAAGCTCTAAAGTCCTTAAAGCTGTCGCATTTCAAACTTGGTGTTTTCTTCGGTGGTTATATAGGAATTTATAGG CTGATAGTATGTCTGTTATGTCGCTCTACGGGACGAGACAGCGCGTTACATGCAGTCCCAGCGGGCTTTCTGGCCGGCGCCGCGCTTAGGGCTTCGCCCTCGCTGCCTATAGCGCTCGCGCCTCTCACGTCTTCTCTACAG ATTCTTGGTTCATGGGGCTACCAAAAGGGTCTCATACCTGAGCAGTGGCCGTTAGTAGAACTAGTCTACTGCATATGCCAGGGTATACTTTTCCATGCCAGGGTAATGCATGAAGACGCTTGTCCACGCTATATCATCAATCTGATGCATACAGTTACTTCTAATAA gGCGGATGAAATCCAGGGTGCTTTTATCCAGAAAATATTAGCGCATGGCGGTGGCTTGTAA
- the LOC110995681 gene encoding transmembrane protein 135 isoform X2 produces the protein MVEASKFWFEKSCSDSDCHTLIHPWTRTCSNATSSMLLSCIKGSYKFYAMVYIIQILMKGKKLTKEDVLEQFKLYLKSGIFGLTVGSSFVTLNCIFRKLFFSQFTYYTTVLLPCTLSGAAVYFEPPYRRVMVANLFVNLVFEYWIRTLEMKGWLRRSASRETLIFMLGSSLFFYLMRLDRDNKKRTPLFWFFTPPRVSKEVGEPIDGIKGRSDACPHKGPCVNYILKGSAQLFGVGCAMSMLRTIIPRILTPVKALKSLKLSHFKLGVFFGGYIGIYRLIVCLLCRSTGRDSALHAVPAGFLAGAALRASPSLPIALAPLTSSLQILGSWGYQKGLIPEQWPLVELVYCICQGILFHARVMHEDACPRYIINLMHTVTSNKADEIQGAFIQKILAHGGGL, from the exons ATGGTTGAAGCAAGTAAATTCTGGTTTGAAAAATCATGCAGTGATTCCGACTGTCATACTTTGATCCACCCCTGGACACGGACTTGTTCCAATGCAACTTCGTCTATGCTATTGAGTTGTATAAAGGGcagttataagttttatgcTATGGTGTATATT ataCAAATTCTTATGAAAGGAAAGAAATTAACCAAAGAGGATGTATTGGAGCAATttaagctttatttaaaatctggAATTTTTGGTCTAACTGTTGGTAGTTCATTTGtaactttaaattgtatatttag GAAACTGTTCTTCAGTCAATTTACATACTACACAACAGTTCTCCTGCCATGTACGTTAAGTGGAGCTGCAGTCTATTTTGAACCACCATACAGAAGGGTTATGGTTGCGAATCTTTTTGTTAATCTG GTTTTTGAATACTGGATACGCACATTAGAGATGAAAGGCTGGCTTCGGCGCTCAGCTAGCCGAGAGACACTTATATTCATGTTGGGTAGTTCTCTCTTCTTCTATCTTATGCGTTTAGACAGAGATAATAAAAAGAGGACGCCTTTATTCtg GTTTTTCACTCCACCGCGAGTTTCTAAAGAAGTTGGCGAACCAATAGACGGTATTAAGGGGAGAAGCGACGCCTGTCCACATAAGGGACCATGTGtgaactatattttaaag GGCTCAGCGCAACTGTTCGGAGTAGGCTGTGCCATGTCAATGCTTCGCACAATCATTCCAAGAATTTTAACGCCGGTTAAAGCTCTAAAGTCCTTAAAGCTGTCGCATTTCAAACTTGGTGTTTTCTTCGGTGGTTATATAGGAATTTATAGG CTGATAGTATGTCTGTTATGTCGCTCTACGGGACGAGACAGCGCGTTACATGCAGTCCCAGCGGGCTTTCTGGCCGGCGCCGCGCTTAGGGCTTCGCCCTCGCTGCCTATAGCGCTCGCGCCTCTCACGTCTTCTCTACAG ATTCTTGGTTCATGGGGCTACCAAAAGGGTCTCATACCTGAGCAGTGGCCGTTAGTAGAACTAGTCTACTGCATATGCCAGGGTATACTTTTCCATGCCAGGGTAATGCATGAAGACGCTTGTCCACGCTATATCATCAATCTGATGCATACAGTTACTTCTAATAA gGCGGATGAAATCCAGGGTGCTTTTATCCAGAAAATATTAGCGCATGGCGGTGGCTTGTAA